Below is a window of Flavobacterium sp. CFS9 DNA.
TGGTTTAATTCTTCGTTCAAAAATAACGATGAACAGTTTAAATATCATGTTACTCAGGTAATTGGAAATGTTGCTGATAAATTGGAGCAGCAGGAAGAATACAGTTTTTACGATAAATACAACCGCATTAAAGACAGTACCGGTAAAACACCTAAAAAAGAAGACTTACTGCAGGTTTTTTACATTCAAAGAAATGCAAAAACAAACAAAACAATAGTTTATTCTAATACGCTTACATCTGAAGATTATGATATTAGCGGCTCGATTTTTAATAAAAAATTTAGCAGCGAAAGATTTAAAAACTTTAGTTCGAAGAGAGTTACAGAAGTATACAATAATAACAATAATATTGACAATAGTACTTTAGGACAAAGTATTATACCTGACTTAAAAATCGAAAAATCAGGGAGTCTTGATATTTTAAATAAAGTTCAACAGCAAATTCAGTATAAAGATGTTGCTTCGTTGACACCTATAGAAGGTAGAATTACAAAAGATAAACTTCAAAAACTCTTAAAGAAAGAACTGGAAGAATATGGTGTGAAAACCAAATTTGAATACGGAGTTCTTAATAATGGTCTTGCGACGAAAGTAAGATCGGATGGATTTCATTACGATAAAGATGCAAGTTACCACGTGCCAATTTATACAGATAATGAAGGAAATAGTAAGTATGAATTATTCATTACGTTTCCGCATAAAAAGAAATTCTTATTGTCAGAATTATTAAGTATTACCATATTATCAATAATTTTTACATTAATCATTATAGTGGCATATACCAGTGCGTTGAATCAGTTGTTACGTCAAAAACATATTTCTGAAATCAAGACGGATTTTATAAATAATATGACGCATGAATTTAAAACGCCAATAGCAACGATTAATTTAGCTTTGGATGCGATTAAAAACCCTAAGATAATTGAGGATAAAGAGAAAGTGTATCGCTATCTTCAAATGATCCGGGATGAAAATAAAAGAATGCATGCTCAGGTAGAAAACGTGCTTCGTATTTCTAAACTTGAAAAGAAAGAATTAGATATTACAAAAGAGCCAACTGCTATTCATGATATTATTGATGATGCAATTGAACATGTAAATTTAATTTTAGAAGACAGAGGTGGAAGCGTTGCGAAGCATTTTAATGCAGCGAGAACGACCTGCCTGATCAACGAAGTACATTTTACAAATGTATTGGTTAATATTTTGGAGAATGCGATAAAATATTCACCAGGTGCACCGGAGATAGAAATTTTTACAGAAAATGTGAAAGACATGATTCTGATAAAAGTAAAAGATAATGGTCTCGGTATGAGTAAGATAGCTCAAAAGCGAGTTTTTGAGAAATTTTACAGAGAACATACAGGAGATTTACATAATGTAAAAGGACACGGACTAGGTCTGGCCTATGTGAAAAGAATAGTAGAGGACCATAATGGTCAAGTATATGTTGAAAGCGAGAAAGGAAAAGGTAGCACCTTTATAATAAAAATACCATTAATAAATTAAAATATGGAAAATAATAACAAAAGAATACTTTTAGTAGAAGATGACCTTAATTTTGGGGCAGTTCTTAAAGATTATCTAATGTTAAATGACTTTGAAGTTACTTTAGCTAAAAACGGTATGGAAGGTTTCGAAAAATTCAAGAAAGATGTATACGATTTATGTATTCTTGATGTGATGATGCCTTATAAAGATGGTTATACTTTAGCCAAGGAGATTAGAGAAAAGAACAGTGAAGTGCCAATTATCTTCTTAACAGCTAAATCAATGAAAGAAGATGTATTGAAAGGATACAAAGCCGGTGCTGATGATTATTTGAATAAGCCTTTTGATTCTGAGGTTTTATTGATGAAGATTAAAGCAATTATTCAAAGAAAATCTGCTGATACAAAAGCTGAACAAGTGCAGTTTGAGTTTAATATTGGTAAATTCCATTTAAATTCTAAATTAAGATTTCTGACATTTGAAAGCGAAGAACCGATAAAATTGTCTCCAAAAGAGAATGAATTGCTTAAGATGTTGATTCTTCATGAAAATGATTTAATGCCAAGAGAATTAGCTTTGACTAAAATCTGGAGAGATGATAACTATTTTACATCCAGAAGTATGGACGTTTACATTG
It encodes the following:
- a CDS encoding response regulator transcription factor, which produces MENNNKRILLVEDDLNFGAVLKDYLMLNDFEVTLAKNGMEGFEKFKKDVYDLCILDVMMPYKDGYTLAKEIREKNSEVPIIFLTAKSMKEDVLKGYKAGADDYLNKPFDSEVLLMKIKAIIQRKSADTKAEQVQFEFNIGKFHLNSKLRFLTFESEEPIKLSPKENELLKMLILHENDLMPRELALTKIWRDDNYFTSRSMDVYIAKLRKYLKADEDVEILNIHGEGFRLVVKSKVTE
- a CDS encoding sensor histidine kinase, whose amino-acid sequence is MNKLFFRLLVLLMSLSLIGIILVQVYWFNSSFKNNDEQFKYHVTQVIGNVADKLEQQEEYSFYDKYNRIKDSTGKTPKKEDLLQVFYIQRNAKTNKTIVYSNTLTSEDYDISGSIFNKKFSSERFKNFSSKRVTEVYNNNNNIDNSTLGQSIIPDLKIEKSGSLDILNKVQQQIQYKDVASLTPIEGRITKDKLQKLLKKELEEYGVKTKFEYGVLNNGLATKVRSDGFHYDKDASYHVPIYTDNEGNSKYELFITFPHKKKFLLSELLSITILSIIFTLIIIVAYTSALNQLLRQKHISEIKTDFINNMTHEFKTPIATINLALDAIKNPKIIEDKEKVYRYLQMIRDENKRMHAQVENVLRISKLEKKELDITKEPTAIHDIIDDAIEHVNLILEDRGGSVAKHFNAARTTCLINEVHFTNVLVNILENAIKYSPGAPEIEIFTENVKDMILIKVKDNGLGMSKIAQKRVFEKFYREHTGDLHNVKGHGLGLAYVKRIVEDHNGQVYVESEKGKGSTFIIKIPLIN